A region from the Nymphalis io chromosome 9, ilAglIoxx1.1, whole genome shotgun sequence genome encodes:
- the LOC126770565 gene encoding WD repeat domain phosphoinositide-interacting protein 2 isoform X1: MSLGGGHSIEGTNAGGIFVQFNQDCTSLVAGSSSGYHLFALTPDDGIEEIYASRSGQDTCLVDRLFSSSLVAIVTVSAPRKLIVCHYKKGTEICNYSYSNTILAVKLNRSRLIVCLEESLHIHNIRDMKILHTIRDTPPNPRGLCALSPCVDHCYVAYPGSSAVGEVQIFDAVHLNAKCVISAHDSPLAALAWSMCGRRLATASERGTVIRVFAVPERTRLYEFRRGVKRCVSIACLAFSACGAYLAATSNTETVHVFRLQEGAAGAVGAGAVVGAGEEGSAGAGPAGAAEAGWIDWLSQAVSAGAGYLPAQVADVLTQGRAFAAARLPRPARRAVAAVTIVARTARLVVATSDGVVYVYSLDAQEGGECALLRTHRLLDAGTPAPLHSQEAAAGCSYAGALRGRLPDTMTESERAQELGAALAGSPPRGAFDLRDHRHFPPMRASPASPAAPAPAADQ; this comes from the exons GTCCCTAGTTGCTGGTAGTAGTAGTGGCTATCATTTGTTTGCACTGACTCCCGATGATGGAATTGAAGAAATATATGCAAGCCGGTCAGGGCAGGACACCTGTCTGGTGGATCGCCTCTTCAGCAGTTCCTTGGTCGCCATTGTTACAGTTTCAGCTCCCAG GAAGCTAATCGTGTGCCACTATAAGAAAGGAACTGAAATATGCAATTACAGTTACAGTAACACAATTCTCGCTGTAAAGCTAAACCGATCC agGCTGATTGTATGTTTAGAAGAGTCGCTTCACATTCATAACATTCGTGATATGAAAATCCTCCACACGATCCGCGACACGCCTCCGAACCCGCGCGGACTGTGCGCGCTCTCTCCCTGCGTCGACCACTGCTACGTGGCCTACCCCGGTTCCAGCGCCGTCGGGGAGGTGCAGATATTCGATGCCGTGCATCTT AATGCGAAGTGCGTGATCAGCGCGCACGACAGCCCGCTGGCTGCGCTCGCGTGGTCCATGTGCGGGCGACGCCTGGCCACCGCGTCCGAGCGCGGCACCGTCATCCGCGTGTTCGCCGTGCCCGAGCGCACGAGACTTTATGAATTCCGGCGCGGAGTGAAGCGCTGCGTGTCCATAGCGTGCCTCGCCTTCAGCGCGTGTGGGGCATACCTAGCGGCCACATCTAACACGGAGACGGTTCACGTGTTCCGGTTGCAAGAGGGCGCAGCGGGCGCAGTCGGAGCGGGTGCGGTGGTGGGCGCCGGTGAGGAGGGCAGCGCCGGTGCAGGACCCGCGGGCGCCGCCGAGGCCGGCTGGATCGACTGGCTGTCGCAGGCGGTGTCGGCCGGCGCCGGCTACCTGCCCGCCCAGGTGGCCGATGTGCTCACGCAGGGTCGTGCTTTCGCCGCCGCCCGTCTACCGCGCCCCGCTCGCCGCGCCGTAGCCGCCGTCACCAT TGTGGCGCGGACGGCGCGGCTGGTGGTGGCCACGTCGGACGGCGTGGTGTACGTGTACTCGCTGGATGCGCAGGAGGGCGGCGAGTGTGCCCTGCTCCGCACTCACCGCCTACTGGACGCCGGTACGCCCGCGCCGCTACACTCGCAGGAAG CCGCGGCGGGCTGCAGTTACGCGGGCGCGCTGCGCGGCCGGCTGCCGGACACCATGACAG AGTCGGAGCGCGCGCAGGAGCTGGGAGCGGCGCTGGCCGGCTCCCCGCCGCGCGGCGCCTTCGACCTGCGCGACCACAGACACTTCCCGCCCATGCGCGCGTCGCCCGCCAGCCCCGCCgcccccgcgcccgccgccgacCAGTAG
- the LOC126770565 gene encoding WD repeat domain phosphoinositide-interacting protein 2 isoform X2 encodes MSLGGGHSIEGTNAGGIFVQFNQDCTSLVAGSSSGYHLFALTPDDGIEEIYASRSGQDTCLVDRLFSSSLVAIVTVSAPRKLIVCHYKKGTEICNYSYSNTILAVKLNRSRLIVCLEESLHIHNIRDMKILHTIRDTPPNPRGLCALSPCVDHCYVAYPGSSAVGEVQIFDAVHLNAKCVISAHDSPLAALAWSMCGRRLATASERGTVIRVFAVPERTRLYEFRRGVKRCVSIACLAFSACGAYLAATSNTETVHVFRLQEGAAGAVGAGAVVGAGEEGSAGAGPAGAAEAGWIDWLSQAVSAGAGYLPAQVADVLTQGRAFAAARLPRPARRAVAAVTIVARTARLVVATSDGVVYVYSLDAQEGGECALLRTHRLLDAGTPAPLHSQEESERAQELGAALAGSPPRGAFDLRDHRHFPPMRASPASPAAPAPAADQ; translated from the exons GTCCCTAGTTGCTGGTAGTAGTAGTGGCTATCATTTGTTTGCACTGACTCCCGATGATGGAATTGAAGAAATATATGCAAGCCGGTCAGGGCAGGACACCTGTCTGGTGGATCGCCTCTTCAGCAGTTCCTTGGTCGCCATTGTTACAGTTTCAGCTCCCAG GAAGCTAATCGTGTGCCACTATAAGAAAGGAACTGAAATATGCAATTACAGTTACAGTAACACAATTCTCGCTGTAAAGCTAAACCGATCC agGCTGATTGTATGTTTAGAAGAGTCGCTTCACATTCATAACATTCGTGATATGAAAATCCTCCACACGATCCGCGACACGCCTCCGAACCCGCGCGGACTGTGCGCGCTCTCTCCCTGCGTCGACCACTGCTACGTGGCCTACCCCGGTTCCAGCGCCGTCGGGGAGGTGCAGATATTCGATGCCGTGCATCTT AATGCGAAGTGCGTGATCAGCGCGCACGACAGCCCGCTGGCTGCGCTCGCGTGGTCCATGTGCGGGCGACGCCTGGCCACCGCGTCCGAGCGCGGCACCGTCATCCGCGTGTTCGCCGTGCCCGAGCGCACGAGACTTTATGAATTCCGGCGCGGAGTGAAGCGCTGCGTGTCCATAGCGTGCCTCGCCTTCAGCGCGTGTGGGGCATACCTAGCGGCCACATCTAACACGGAGACGGTTCACGTGTTCCGGTTGCAAGAGGGCGCAGCGGGCGCAGTCGGAGCGGGTGCGGTGGTGGGCGCCGGTGAGGAGGGCAGCGCCGGTGCAGGACCCGCGGGCGCCGCCGAGGCCGGCTGGATCGACTGGCTGTCGCAGGCGGTGTCGGCCGGCGCCGGCTACCTGCCCGCCCAGGTGGCCGATGTGCTCACGCAGGGTCGTGCTTTCGCCGCCGCCCGTCTACCGCGCCCCGCTCGCCGCGCCGTAGCCGCCGTCACCAT TGTGGCGCGGACGGCGCGGCTGGTGGTGGCCACGTCGGACGGCGTGGTGTACGTGTACTCGCTGGATGCGCAGGAGGGCGGCGAGTGTGCCCTGCTCCGCACTCACCGCCTACTGGACGCCGGTACGCCCGCGCCGCTACACTCGCAGGAAG AGTCGGAGCGCGCGCAGGAGCTGGGAGCGGCGCTGGCCGGCTCCCCGCCGCGCGGCGCCTTCGACCTGCGCGACCACAGACACTTCCCGCCCATGCGCGCGTCGCCCGCCAGCCCCGCCgcccccgcgcccgccgccgacCAGTAG
- the LOC126770555 gene encoding peptidyl-prolyl cis-trans isomerase E-like: MACFALEDIEELALCSCCKCAFDDADRAPKILACKHHFCLACTRGVLGGSREVRCVHCWKRTELPEGRAEALPTYAAVLALARKLAPEPPCATHALPALWCAACGVRVCRACDHSHHAHPLRPPREARIQLQRDARLLLADLQRLAARQRDFLLRALDAATALKVRLEAELAAPGGLLSATERALIEIDYAFGSLATASSERDRLRARHAEALLQCRLDDLIRNASIPLDFELLRRALAGLGTAEFTSSSMAECRDPVLFLANYCTAQLYTRHCLARRARLMDGATDSMAATLELDAAPDILSDAVDASPGATSGTTVSNAAVGSPILRNPIVFPLFYFNIEVNGSPFGRVVIEVREDVAPRMSRNFSILTTGELGLGYRGCSVFQCWENESIITGDFELNNGRGGRSVFEESFFMPDDTKMVAVRGAVGMRRSQKRHDNLGLVGSQFRIMLREIRGFTAIFAFVVEGLDVVERLSRIGDSAGKPQSTIIIASCGKLN; the protein is encoded by the coding sequence ATGGCGTGCTTCGCGCTCGAAGACATCGAAGAGCTAGCGCTGTGCTCCTGCTGTAAGTGCGCCTTCGACGACGCAGATAGAGCGCCCAAGATCCTCGCGTGCAAACATCACTTCTGTTTGGCGTGCACACGCGGCGTGCTCGGCGGCAGCCGCGAGGTGCGCTGCGTGCACTGCTGGAAGCGCACTGAGCTCCCCGAAGGCCGCGCAGAGGCTTTACCAACATACGCGGCGGTGCTCGCTCTGGCAAGGAAACTGGCACCGGAGCCGCCTTGCGCTACTCACGCGCTGCCTGCTCTCTGGTGCGCAGCTTGCGGCGTGCGCGTTTGTCGAGCTTGTGACCATTCACATCACGCACACCCGTTGCGTCCCCCGCGGGAAGCACGGATTCAGTTACAACGCGACGCTCGACTTCTGTTAGCCGATCTGCAGCGTCTGGCCGCACGCCAACGTGACTTCCTGTTGCGCGCTCTTGATGCTGCGACGGCGCTCAAAGTGCGCCTTGAGGCAGAACTTGCCGCGCCGGGCGGCCTTCTGTCAGCTACCGAGCGTGCACTCATCGAGATAGACTACGCTTTCGGTTCACTCGCTACAGCATCTTCAGAACGAGATCGCCTACGTGCGCGCCACGCCGAGGCGCTTCTGCAATGCCGACTTGACGATCTCATTCGCAACGCGAGCATTCCGCTCGACTTCGAGCTGTTGCGTCGGGCCCTCGCCGGTCTTGGAACAGCGGAATTTACTTCTTCATCAATGGCAGAGTGTCGCGATCCCGTTCTATTTCTGGCCAACTATTGCACGGCGCAGCTGTACACGCGACACTGCCTGGCGCGACGGGCTCGGCTCATGGACGGCGCGACAGACAGCATGGCAGCGACGCTTGAACTAGACGCGGCTCCGGACATCTTATCAGATGCTGTGGACGCCTCTCCGGGGGCGACGAGTGGAACGACGGTGTCCAATGCCGCCGTGGGATCTCCTATACTGCGCAATCCTATTGTGTTccctcttttttattttaatatagaagtaAACGGCTCGCCTTTCGGTCGCGTTGTGATAGAAGTGCGCGAAGACGTTGCGCCGCGGATGTCACGTAATTTTTCCATACTCACGACGGGTGAGCTGGGCTTAGGATACCGCGGTTGCTCCGTTTTTCAGTGCTGGGAAAATGAAAGCATAATAACGGGTGATTTCGAATTGAATAACGGCCGCGGCGGTCGCTCAGTATTCGAGGAAAGTTTCTTCATGCCGGATGATACTAAGATGGTAGCAGTTCGGGGTGCTGTGGGTATGCGTCGTTCACAGAAACGTCATGACAACTTAGGATTGGTCGGGTCACAGTTTCGCATCATGCTCCGTGAGATACGAGGCTTCACCGCCATTTTTGCATTCGTAGTAGAGGGCCTAGATGTGGTCGAACGTTTAAGCCGCATAGGCGACAGTGCCGGCAAGCCGCAAAGCACTATCATCATCGCCAGCTGTGGCAAGCTCAATTAA